The sequence TCCTTTATCTGTTTCCAGTCCACGTATGCAGATAGCAGGATCTGAGTTTTTGGTATGATATAGTTTATCAAATGTACCATACGGAACAAAACAAGCTACATCAAAATCAGGACCGCCCAGTAAGGACTCACCTTGTTTTTTCATTGTACCAATGACTACAAAGTTTAGTCCATCCATCTTAAACGTTTTGCCAATAGGATCTATTCCAGGAAATAATGCATCTACAATATCTGCCCCAATGATGGCAACCTGACGGGCCGCTGTTGATTCAAGTTCATTAAAAAAACGACCATCACCCAAAGGAATCTCTACAATTGTCTGATAACTCTCGGTAACCCCCAGCACCGTTATATTACCAATACTACTACTTCCGTTTTTCATGGTAATGCCTCCTTGCTGATCGAAGATAGCAACAGCCTCAGCCATAGTCACACGCTTGGATAGAAACTCATACTCTGCATAATTCACAGAAGGACGATTTACATATTTCCACCAGGGATAAGGGCCACCAAAACCAAATGGCCACTTCTGCACATACATAGTCCGATCACCCAGGAAGGCCAGATTGTCTTTTACGTTTTTCTCCATAGAATCAACCAATACGAATACAGCAATGATCGCAAAAATCCCTACTGTAACTCCCAGCAAAGAAAGAATAGTCCGTAATAAGTTGGATCGTAGTGCTTCCCACGCAAAACGGAAGCTTTCAAACATGAGTTGTATATAAATACGCATGTGGCTAAATTACTAATAACCAAGAATATTTTGAAAAATAGTAGATATAGCCTCTTCATTTGTAAAAATTCAGACCATATCTACCTCATAGAAAATTTACCTGTGACACAAGGTCAATAGTTTTCCTGGCAAAGTCAACGCATTTCAGGACAAACGGCACTACAGACGGATTGTTGTTTTTGTAGTAGTATAAAGGTACCAGAACCATCCTCTCACAACCGGTCTGTATAGGCAATACAGATCAACAGAGATACTTGTTACTACGTTTTCTCAGCATAAGCGAATGTTTACCAAGCTATTATTTACGAACTAACAATACAACCGCTTCCTAAAGATGTTATAATTTATACCTCAAAACCACTTACAATCTAAAATGAAAACAATAAAATTAGGTATTACTCTTTGTGTGCTCTGGCTGTTATCTGGAGGGTGCAAGGATAAATTAATTGTAAACAAATGTAAGCTCTCCTACGATAAGGGAGATGTTCTTTA is a genomic window of Xanthocytophaga agilis containing:
- a CDS encoding ABC transporter permease; this encodes MFESFRFAWEALRSNLLRTILSLLGVTVGIFAIIAVFVLVDSMEKNVKDNLAFLGDRTMYVQKWPFGFGGPYPWWKYVNRPSVNYAEYEFLSKRVTMAEAVAIFDQQGGITMKNGSSSIGNITVLGVTESYQTIVEIPLGDGRFFNELESTAARQVAIIGADIVDALFPGIDPIGKTFKMDGLNFVVIGTMKKQGESLLGGPDFDVACFVPYGTFDKLYHTKNSDPAICIRGLETDKGMEELEAEVTGLMRTRRSLKPIEEDSFSINRTEQVVAAVEGIFGALYTGGAVISFFSLLVGGFGIANIMFVSVRERTNIIGIQKSLGAKNAFILYQFLFEAVFLSVLGGLAGLFLVFLLTFIPFGSLELVMRANNIILGISVSAVIGTLAGIIPAAIAARMDPVIAIRSK